In Macadamia integrifolia cultivar HAES 741 chromosome 1, SCU_Mint_v3, whole genome shotgun sequence, a single window of DNA contains:
- the LOC122094023 gene encoding uncharacterized protein LOC122094023 codes for MLFILAEEVLCNGLNGLLKEGKLKALPSLRGVSVPSHLLFADDIFIFMNAAAKHVLCLRDFLLKYQEFSDQSFNLDKSKIFFGKVAPHWKRFIANLLNIPICSLPTRYLGLEIFKGVVKKDRILHLMDKIKARLQGWRGKLLSMAGRVELIRSVFSGMPIHNFSVYWWPESVIKTVERWMRNFLWSGDIDTVKKISVKWEEVCRPKAKGGLSIRRLRDVNCAGLSKLVWQMKHEKTAFSSFLWARFVNKGGNLKKGYKSSSVLKGIAKM; via the coding sequence ATGCTTTTTATTCTTGCAGAGGAGGTGTTGTGCAATGGTTTGAATGGTCTGTTGAAGGAGGGGAAATTAAAGGCTCTCCCTAGTCTGAGAGGGGTGAGTGTTCCTAGTCATCTGCTATTCGCAGATGACATATTTATCTTCATGAACGCTGCAGCGAAGCATGTTCTCTGTTTAAGAGATTTTCTGCTCAAATACCAAGAGTTTTCTGATCAAAGTTTTAACTTGGATAAAAGTAAAATATTCTTTGGTAAAGTTGCGCCTCACTGGAAGAGATTTATTGCTAATTTGCTAAACATCCCCATTTGTTCTCTACCAACAAGGTATCTTGGGTTAGAGATCTTCAAAGGAGTTGTTAAGAAGGATAGGATACTACATCTGATGGACAAGATAAAAGCTCGTTTGCAGGGATGGAGGGGCAAGCTACTATCTATGGCGGGTCGGGTAGAATTGATTCGGTCTGTGTTCTCAGGCATGCCAATTCATAACTTttcagtttattggtggcctgaatcTGTGATCAAAACagtggagagatggatgagaaacttcCTGTGGTCAGGGGATATTGACACAGTGAAGAAAATCTCTGTGAAATGGGAAGAAGTGTGTAGGCCGAAGGCGAAGGGAGGTTTAAGTATCAGAAGATTAAGGGATGTGAACTGTGCAGGGCTCAGCAAACTTGTATGGCaaatgaaacatgaaaaaactGCCTTTAGTAGTTTCTTATGGGCGAGGTTTGTGAATAAAGGTGGAAATCTCAAGAAGGGATATAAATCCTCCTCTGTGTTAAAAGGTATTGCCAAGATGTGA